TTCAATTCTTTGATTTTCTCTAATGGCAATGTATTCCATTTCGGGAGTGATGATCCCCTGTTTTGCGTAGTATAATTGAGTAACTTGTTGTCCTTCTTTTGATACTTTCGGTTTGTGGTTGTAAGAAAAACGCAGGTTGTCTAGTTTTGAATCGGCAAGTCTAGCTTTTCCGTATTCGGAAGTAATTCCGTCCAGAATTTCGACGTCATTTCTGTCTAAAATCCATTGTTCACGGATTCTTGGAAGTCCTTTTTCAATATTAATTTCAGAATTTTCATCGGTATAAGCTCCTGATGTATCGTAAACGGTAACTGCAGGATTGTGTTCCAAAGTTCCGTTGGATAGTTTGGTCGGACTTAGTTCTATTTCGCGCATCGCTACACTGATGGGATGAATTTTCCCTTCAACATAGATTTTTTTTGAGTTCGAAAACGGCGAACGGGTGATGTTATGAGCCATATAATTTTTGTTTTTTATGGAAATTAACCGCCCTGAGTGGCAGTAATAATTAAAATTGAATCTTTGTCGTTGAGAATAGTTTCCGCCCAGAATGACTGCGGAACAATGCGGTTGTTGAGTGCTACGGCAATCCCTTTTTTCTTTTCGGGTAATTCCATAGCGATGAGTGCTTCCAGATTTTCGGGAAGTACTTCGAATTTTTTGGTCGTGTGGTTGATTGTGAGCTCCATTCCTAACATTTTTTTAAATGCACCTTAGGAATGGCCATTATTGTACAATAGAATGTACAGCAAAAGTCATCTACTTTTCCCTACGCTAGTATGATCTAGAAATCAGGTTCAAAGGGTAAAATCTCAGCCCGTTTGTTCAACAGACACCCCTAAAGTGTGGGACGAAGTTAGACATTTTTTTAGAATGGGCAAAATTTTTGGGAAAAGCTGGATGGTGGAGTTTTTTTATGGCCACGAATGCACGAATGGTTTTTTATCTCGCTCAAATACTATTGATTTTCATGGACAATGCTATTTTTTGTTGGTGAATCGCAAGGGCGCAAAGATGTTTTTTAATGCACGATGCTTTTAAGGCGCAAGGATTTTATCAGAGATAAAATTTTGGAACGTATTTTTTATGCCACGAATGCACGAATGGTTTTTTATCTTCCTAAGATGCCACGGATTTTCACAGATTATTGCAAAATATTTTTTTAGAAAGGTTTATGAATCTGCGTTATCTGTAAAATCAACGTGAGAATAATTAGTCGCTCCTTAAAAAGCTGTTTTTTGACTTTGAAAATTATATTTGCCTAAAAAGATTCGGAGAACAAGTTCGAGCCAAAGAAGAATTTGTTGTTTGATTTGATTCAATCTCATCTTCAAATTGTATCCAATCCCTGCTAATAATGCATTATTAATATCTCCAGCCACTCCTTTCAGGAAGTTTAATCCTAAGGAGTGGTTTCTTTTTAAATGAGAGATACAAGGTTCTATGGCTGCTCTTGCCCGGAATCTTAATCTGGCTACTTGTTGCCCATATTTTGTTTTTTCTTTTTTTGCGGGAAGCAAAATTGCTGTTCCTTCCACTTCTTTGATTCCTTTAAATCCTCTGTCTGTAGTGGCTTTCGTAGGTCTTGTTCCGCCAACGGATTTTCTTACCCTCTCACTCTGTGCCAATGATTCTTCAAGAGTTTTACTATCGTGAGGATTGCCAGAAAATCTCTTTACCGAGCTGATGATCCCTGTTTTCCGACCTCTTACTACTGCTACTTTTGTCCCAAACTCGTATGCTTTTCCCGATTTTCCTTTCGCAATACACGCAACTTGTGGCTCGTGAAGACTGTAAATTTTATCTTTCGTGGTACGTTCTTGGGTGAGTGCTTTAAGGTAAATTTTAAAAACGTCTTCGTAGCCTTTCAAAACATCTTTAGGAAGTTTTCTTTCCAATTCCCGAAGAACTCTTTTACCAATCGTCCTGAGCTTTTTCCTCGCCATTTTTGCCTTCTTCTGTCTTCTGGGATGATGTCCAAAAAAAGCGTCCCGCAATAATTGTTTGCTCACTCTTCTGTAGCTTTGTCTTTGTACAACGCTCTCTTTTTCTGCTATTTTTCTACAATTGTCGATTACTTTTTTTGCTAATTTGGCATCGGTAGGAAAGGTAATGTTCTTCTCCTGAACCGTCGTATCTACCTGAACTTCATCTTCTGTTTTGGCTTTGGGATGGAGAGAAACGCTTTGTCCCAAAAGAAATTCCAAACCCTTATCTCCAATTCTTTTTCTGAAGTGTACAAAATTGCTCGGATCGAAAGGCTGCTCTGTCTGGAAAAAGGTTTCTCCGGTAAAATATTGCCAATACGCATTCTCAATCCATCTCTCTATTACACTTTCATCACTTTCTTTAAACATTTCCTTGAGCAAAAGCATTCCTGCTATTTTACGGATAGCAATAGAAGGTCTTCCGTTTTCTGAAAATAATTTCTCAAACTCTGACTCCATTTTATCCCAGGAAATCTCCCCAGCTAATTTTACCACCGGATGCTCCATATTAATAAGCTCCGTAAGCCTGGTCTTGAATAAATTCTGCTGTAAATCCTCTCTTATTTTGCCTAACATTTTGCCACTTTTTATATCCTAAAAATACAATTTATTGCAATTTTTTACAACGATTTTTTACGAAATATAAGTGCATAAAAACTGATAATCAAAATATTACTTGGTTTTTAAGGAATGACTAATTATGTCAATATTTAAATACATGACTGAAGCCATAGCCCCGATTGCAATGAAAATCCCGCAATGAAGCGGTGGAGCGAAGCGGAGTCGCGTAATGAGGAATTGTAATGGAAAGCGGGAAATTGCTCCTTAAAATAATTAACAATTCGGTGTAGCCAAATAGCTTCAAATAAAAAAAGGAAACCCAATCTGTTTCAGTTTCCTTTTCTATTTTTGTTATTATTTATTCTTCACAGGCTCTCCAAATCGCATCATTTTGCGGAACAGGAGCGATGATTTCAATATTTTCTTTGGTCACCGGATGAATAAATTCCAGTTTTCTGGCGTGAAGATTGATTCCGCCATCGGGATTGGAACGTGGTGCTCCGTATTTGAGATCCCCTTTAATCGGAACGCCGGTTTTTGACAATTGCGCTCTGATCTGGTGATGTCTTCCCGTTTCAAGATCAATTTCCAATAAAAGATAATTATCCAGCGTTTTGATCACGTTATAGGTAAGAATGGCCTCTTTCGCACCCTCTGTCACTTTCGGAAAAACAATCGCTTTATTATTCTTCTCGTTTTTCTGTAAATAATGAACCAGTCTTTGCGTTTTCGGGATCATATCTTTCGCTACCACCGCCCAATACGTTTTTTTAATCTCACGGTTTTTCACCATTTGAGTTAAACGCGACAATGCTTTGGAAGTTTTAGCATAAATCACCAAACCTGAAGTTGGCCTGTCGATACGATGAACCAAACCGAGAAATACATTTCCCGGTTTGTCATCTCTTTTCTTTATAAAATTTTTGATCAATTCCAACAGAGAATCATCACCCGTCTTATCGCCCTGAACGAGCTGTCCGACTTTTTTATTGATGACCATCAGATGGTTGTCTTCATATACAATCTGCTCCTCCATCATTTATTGTCGATAGTTGGGTCTGTTGGCAATGGAAAGAATAATTCCGCCCAAAAGTCCAACGGTTTTTATAGATTCTAATCTTGTTCCCACTGGAATAAATAATCCTCCCAATACACAAATGGCTGCAGCAGCGTACATGGCATAGGTGAAATTTTGGTTTTTCATTAAAGGAGCCTGTAAGAAAAAGCTTCCTCCAATTAAAACATAGAATACTTTTCGGGAAAGTAATGTATTGATTTCGGGAGAGAAAAGATGAAACCACCCCACTGCTAAACAAAGCAAAGCAATGATTGATAACATTCCCTGAGTAGACTGTTGATTTCTCATGAATTAATAACTTTCATTTTCGTTAGGAAAATCCTGGCTTTTTACATCTTTTACATACTGCGAAACCGCACCCGTAATTTCTGTATATAAATCCAGATATCTTCTTAAAAATTTCGGACTGAAACCTTTGTTCATTCCCACCATATCGTGATACACCAATACCTGACCATCGCAATGAGGTCCTGCCCCGATCCCGATTGTCGGAATGGAAATAGCTTCCGTTACTTTTTGAGCTAAATCTGCAGGAATTTTTTCTAAAACAACCCCGAAGCAACCTAATTCTTCAAGTAATTTTGCATCGTTGATTAGTTTTTCTGCTTCAGCCTCTTCTTTAGCTCTTACTTTATAGGTTCCGAACTGATAAATAGACTGTGGCGTTAATCCCAAATGTCCCATAATCGGAATACCCGCGTTGATGATTTTTTTAATTGATTTTGAAATTTCTTTTCCGCCTTCAATTTTAATGGCATGTGCGCCACCCTCTTTCATCATTCTTACTGCTGACTCCAAAGCCAGATCAGGATTACTCTGATACGTTCCGAAAGGAAGATCCGCAATAACCAAAGCTCTGTCTGTTCCCCTTACCACACTTTGTGTATGATAAATCATCTGATCCAGCGTAATAGGCAATGTCGTTTCAAAACCAGCCATCACATTAGCTGCAGAATCTCCAATCAAAACCGCATCAATTCCTCCTGCATCTACCATTTTCGCAGTGGTAAAATCGTATGCCGTAAGCATCGTAATTTTTTCCTTGTCGAATTTCATTTTACGCAAGGTTTCAGTCGTAACTTTTTTAATTTCAGAATGAACAGACATAATGTATCTATTTTTTAAAGTTAAAAAAGTCGGCACTAGGCCGACTTAAAGTTTTTGTATGATTTTTATAAAACTACGTGACCTAGTTTCATTAATTTATCGTGGTTGAGAATTTTAATATTTCTTCCGTCTACTTCGATGAGCTGATCTCCTTTAAATTCTGATATTAAACGAATTGCACTCTCTGTAGCCGTTCCGATGATATTGGCAATTTCCTCTCTCGTTAAAGAAATTTTGATGAATCCTTCAGGATCTACGCCTAATTTTTGTTCTAAAAGAAGTAAAATTTCCGCCAATCTTTCTCTTACCGTTTTTTGAGCAAGGAAAGTAATGGTATTGGAAGACTCTCCCAATTCGTAAGAAATTTTCTGAAGCATTACAAAAGAAAGCTGTGGATCTACCTCCAAAAGATACATAAAAATATCTGCAGGTAGAAAAGTAGCTTCAATATCCGTCATTGCCTCAGCCTTCGCCTGGAAATTTTCCCCGCAAAGTAAAGAACGATAGCCGATGATGTCCCCTTCTTTGATAAATCTTAAGATCTGATCTTTTCCAAACGCTCCCGATTTTGACAGCTTAGCTGCCCCTTTTTCTAAAACAAAGACCCCTCTTGGTGTTTCTCCGTCTTCGAAAATGGTATCATGTTTCTGAAAACTGAATTTCTTCTTACCATTAATATATTTCTCAAAATCAGCGCTGGAAAGTCTTTCCTTGAATGATTTATCATTAAAAACTCTTGCGAACCTCTCCTCAATTGCAATCTGTTGTTCCTGCGACATTTTATATGACATTTATCACAAAAATAGAACTTTTTAACTCGATAAACAAAAAAAATTGTTATAATTTTGTCGTTCAATAATTTATGGAGGTGAGTGATAACTGTTTTCATTGCGGTCAAGGGATAGAAAAAGAGAGAATTCTATTTGACGAAAAGACTTTCTGCTGCAACGGTTGCAAGTCTGTTTACGAAATTCTGAACATCAACAACTTAACTAATTTTTACGAACTCAATAAAAGAGCAGGAATTCGTCCGGACGACAACTCTTCTCAATACGAATATCTTGATACACAGGAGATTTTTGACAAAATCACGGATTTCTCAGAAGGCGGAACGAGTTTAGTCACATTCAAGATCCCTGTAATCCACTGTTCTTCTTGCATTTGGCTATTAGAAAGCCTTCATACATTAAACCCGAATATTAAATATTCTCAGGTTAATTTCACAAGAAAGACCTTACAGATCTCATTCAACCATAACGAATTAAAATTAAGCGAGTTAGCTAGTTTTTTAACTAATTTAGGATACAAACCTGTTATCAGCCTTGAAACAGCCGATAAAAATGTGGAGCATCTCGACAAATCTTTACTGGTAAAGTTCGCCATTGCCGCTTTTGCTTTCGGAAATGGAATGTTTCTTGCTTTCCCGGAATATATCGGTGGGGAAGACTACTGGATGGAGCATTATAAAGGCCTTTTCAGAGCTCTAATGTGCGTTCTTGCCATTCCTGTTGTGGTATATTCGGCTTCCGATTATTATAAATCGGCTTGGTATGGTTTAAAAAACAAGATCGTTAATATCGATGTTCCTATTGTTTTAGGAATTATTGTTCTTTTCGGACGAAGCTTGTATGAGGTTGCTACAGATTACGGTCCGGGCTATTTCGATACCCTTTGCGGACTGTTATTCTTTATGCTTTTAGGTAAAATCTTCCAGAAAAGAACTTACAATGCGCTTTCTTACGACAGAGATTACAAATCATTCTATCCTATTGCGGTTACCAAGGTTGATTTCGAAGGAAAACAGGATAATATTCTGCTGTCTGAGATTAAAATCGGAGACCGAATTTTGGTAAGAAATCAGGAAATCATCCCTGTGGATGCTATCCTGATCAATGGTGAAGGAAATATTGACAATAGCTTTATTACAGGAGAAAGTGCCGCCATCAGCAAACAGCCGGGAGATAAGATCTTTGCAGGAGGAAAACAAATCGGATCTTCATTAGAGCTAGAAGTTATTAAAGATGTAGACCAAAGTTATTTGACACAGCTCTGGAATAAAGAAGCTTTCAAAAAGCATGAGACAGGATTGGATACGCTCACCAATAACATCAGCAAATACTTCACATTCATCATTTTAGGGATTGCCCTGATTTCAGGAATTTACTGGTCGTTTGTGGATATGGAAAAAATGTTCCAAGTTATTTCTGCCATTTTGATCATTGCCTGTCCCTGCGCCCTTGCGCTGTCAGCACCATTCACATTCGGTCATATTATGAGGATTTTAGGTCGAAATAAGTTTTACGTAAAAGATACTTTAACGATAGAAAAAATCGCAAAACTGGACACCATTGTTTTTGATAAAACAGGAACGATTACCCACAGAAAAAAATCAAACATAAAATTTGAAGGATCTGAGATCAAAGAATTTGATTTACTGAATATTAAAACCCTGTTAAAAAATTCCAACCACCCTCTTTCCAAGTCTTTATATGAATTTATTGAAGCGAAAGACGAATATTTTCCGGTTGAAAACTTCAAGGAAATTTCAGGAAAAGGATATGAAGCGAGCGTGAGAGGAGCTATTTATAAAATCGGTTCTGCACGCTACAATAATCAGGAATCCAAAAATCTTGAAACAGCCGTTTACATCAGCAAAAACAATG
The sequence above is a segment of the Chryseobacterium sp. MYb264 genome. Coding sequences within it:
- the thiS gene encoding sulfur carrier protein ThiS, which produces MELTINHTTKKFEVLPENLEALIAMELPEKKKGIAVALNNRIVPQSFWAETILNDKDSILIITATQGG
- a CDS encoding IS5 family transposase, with translation MLGKIREDLQQNLFKTRLTELINMEHPVVKLAGEISWDKMESEFEKLFSENGRPSIAIRKIAGMLLLKEMFKESDESVIERWIENAYWQYFTGETFFQTEQPFDPSNFVHFRKRIGDKGLEFLLGQSVSLHPKAKTEDEVQVDTTVQEKNITFPTDAKLAKKVIDNCRKIAEKESVVQRQSYRRVSKQLLRDAFFGHHPRRQKKAKMARKKLRTIGKRVLRELERKLPKDVLKGYEDVFKIYLKALTQERTTKDKIYSLHEPQVACIAKGKSGKAYEFGTKVAVVRGRKTGIISSVKRFSGNPHDSKTLEESLAQSERVRKSVGGTRPTKATTDRGFKGIKEVEGTAILLPAKKEKTKYGQQVARLRFRARAAIEPCISHLKRNHSLGLNFLKGVAGDINNALLAGIGYNLKMRLNQIKQQILLWLELVLRIFLGKYNFQSQKTAF
- a CDS encoding RluA family pseudouridine synthase, producing the protein MMEEQIVYEDNHLMVINKKVGQLVQGDKTGDDSLLELIKNFIKKRDDKPGNVFLGLVHRIDRPTSGLVIYAKTSKALSRLTQMVKNREIKKTYWAVVAKDMIPKTQRLVHYLQKNEKNNKAIVFPKVTEGAKEAILTYNVIKTLDNYLLLEIDLETGRHHQIRAQLSKTGVPIKGDLKYGAPRSNPDGGINLHARKLEFIHPVTKENIEIIAPVPQNDAIWRACEE
- the panB gene encoding 3-methyl-2-oxobutanoate hydroxymethyltransferase, whose protein sequence is MSVHSEIKKVTTETLRKMKFDKEKITMLTAYDFTTAKMVDAGGIDAVLIGDSAANVMAGFETTLPITLDQMIYHTQSVVRGTDRALVIADLPFGTYQSNPDLALESAVRMMKEGGAHAIKIEGGKEISKSIKKIINAGIPIMGHLGLTPQSIYQFGTYKVRAKEEAEAEKLINDAKLLEELGCFGVVLEKIPADLAQKVTEAISIPTIGIGAGPHCDGQVLVYHDMVGMNKGFSPKFLRRYLDLYTEITGAVSQYVKDVKSQDFPNENESY
- a CDS encoding Crp/Fnr family transcriptional regulator, which translates into the protein MSQEQQIAIEERFARVFNDKSFKERLSSADFEKYINGKKKFSFQKHDTIFEDGETPRGVFVLEKGAAKLSKSGAFGKDQILRFIKEGDIIGYRSLLCGENFQAKAEAMTDIEATFLPADIFMYLLEVDPQLSFVMLQKISYELGESSNTITFLAQKTVRERLAEILLLLEQKLGVDPEGFIKISLTREEIANIIGTATESAIRLISEFKGDQLIEVDGRNIKILNHDKLMKLGHVVL
- a CDS encoding heavy metal translocating P-type ATPase gives rise to the protein MSDNCFHCGQGIEKERILFDEKTFCCNGCKSVYEILNINNLTNFYELNKRAGIRPDDNSSQYEYLDTQEIFDKITDFSEGGTSLVTFKIPVIHCSSCIWLLESLHTLNPNIKYSQVNFTRKTLQISFNHNELKLSELASFLTNLGYKPVISLETADKNVEHLDKSLLVKFAIAAFAFGNGMFLAFPEYIGGEDYWMEHYKGLFRALMCVLAIPVVVYSASDYYKSAWYGLKNKIVNIDVPIVLGIIVLFGRSLYEVATDYGPGYFDTLCGLLFFMLLGKIFQKRTYNALSYDRDYKSFYPIAVTKVDFEGKQDNILLSEIKIGDRILVRNQEIIPVDAILINGEGNIDNSFITGESAAISKQPGDKIFAGGKQIGSSLELEVIKDVDQSYLTQLWNKEAFKKHETGLDTLTNNISKYFTFIILGIALISGIYWSFVDMEKMFQVISAILIIACPCALALSAPFTFGHIMRILGRNKFYVKDTLTIEKIAKLDTIVFDKTGTITHRKKSNIKFEGSEIKEFDLLNIKTLLKNSNHPLSKSLYEFIEAKDEYFPVENFKEISGKGYEASVRGAIYKIGSARYNNQESKNLETAVYISKNNEFLGKFIFKNEYRENLKSLFNKLTDYKIFILSGDNSSEENQLKELIPNYKGMAFNQNPEDKLNYIKELQNQNMKVAMLGDGLNDAGALKQSNVGIAIADDSNSFTPSSDVIMNGEKVVDLDNYLNVAKGSITIVKMTFIISFLYNVVGLSYAVTGHMHPLFAALIMPASSITVVSFTTLSTWILGRKYFKKRA